The Monodelphis domestica isolate mMonDom1 chromosome 7, mMonDom1.pri, whole genome shotgun sequence genome window below encodes:
- the ATP5MF gene encoding ATP synthase subunit f, mitochondrial, translated as MGSNVPLKEQRLLNIRLEQVPAWIMKRDFSPTGIINAFRRGYDAYFNKYIDVKKGGIGGVTMVLAGYILFSYCAAYKELKHERRRKYH; from the exons ATGGGGTCAAACG TACCACTTAAAGAGCAGAGACTCCTAAATATCAGACTGGAGCAGGTACCGGCCTGGATAATGAAGCGGGATTTTTCCCCTACTGGGATTATTAATGCTTTTCGGAGAG GTTATGATGCATATTTTAATAAGTACATTGATGTGAAGAAAGGTGGGATTGGTGGTGTTACTATGGTGCTTGCTGGTTATATCCTGTTCAGTTATTGTGCCGCTTACAAGGAGCTTA AACATGAACGGAGACGGAAATACCACTGA